A genome region from Nocardia sp. NBC_00565 includes the following:
- a CDS encoding acetyl-CoA acetyltransferase, which translates to MLPPGLDPRTPVLVGVGQVVHRNGEPGLPGPVELAAESLRRAGADSGTGDRLLRSADLIAAAAPVSRPYADLGALVGAELGAAPKRTLQSARFGGDAPQRLVNTVAQAIADGQCEVALITGAESVASWNAATRTGTALDWPEQSEQVRPTEIIGTERGPNTDMESAAGLWGPIYFYSLMETALRGRVGLTAAAHRERIGGLWSRLSAVAARNPYAWQPTEQSIDDVTTPRRANRLVSTPYPKLLVANLSVDQGAGLILCSAAAADAAGVPRDRWVFPHGGATATDEWFVSERADMSTSPAIAAAGRAALSGAGIGIDDVAHIDLYSCFPVAVQVAAEALGLSIDDPARPLSVTGGLTFAGGPGNNYTTHAIATLVGRLRADPSAYGLATALGWYITKHGVGVYSARPPARLFRAVEAEVPVARRDTAPGYTGPATVEAYTVPHRKGPAPEHADEPEAVVISALTPTGARILIRASDAETIAAFTDGDPIGVPADITAADKLTLLTERTVQ; encoded by the coding sequence ATGCTGCCACCCGGATTGGACCCCCGGACGCCGGTGCTGGTCGGCGTCGGACAGGTCGTGCACCGGAACGGCGAGCCCGGACTACCCGGACCTGTCGAACTTGCCGCGGAATCTCTGCGCCGCGCGGGCGCTGATAGCGGCACCGGCGATCGGCTGCTGCGATCGGCCGATCTGATCGCCGCCGCGGCCCCGGTGAGCAGGCCGTATGCGGATCTAGGCGCGTTGGTCGGCGCGGAGTTGGGTGCCGCGCCCAAGCGCACGCTGCAATCCGCCCGGTTCGGCGGTGACGCACCGCAGCGGCTGGTCAATACCGTCGCGCAGGCGATTGCCGACGGGCAGTGCGAGGTCGCACTGATCACCGGGGCCGAATCCGTGGCGTCCTGGAATGCGGCCACGCGCACCGGCACTGCTCTCGATTGGCCCGAACAGTCCGAGCAGGTGCGGCCGACCGAGATCATCGGCACCGAACGCGGACCCAATACCGATATGGAGTCCGCGGCGGGGCTGTGGGGGCCGATCTACTTCTATTCGCTGATGGAGACCGCGCTGCGCGGACGAGTCGGGCTGACTGCGGCCGCGCATCGAGAGCGGATCGGCGGGCTGTGGTCGCGGCTCTCGGCGGTGGCCGCTCGCAATCCGTACGCGTGGCAGCCGACCGAGCAGTCGATCGACGACGTGACGACGCCGAGGCGCGCCAACCGGCTGGTATCGACGCCGTATCCGAAGCTGCTGGTCGCGAACCTTTCGGTGGATCAGGGCGCGGGGCTCATCCTGTGCAGTGCGGCGGCGGCCGATGCGGCGGGCGTACCAAGGGACCGCTGGGTGTTCCCGCACGGCGGTGCCACCGCGACCGACGAGTGGTTCGTCTCCGAACGTGCCGATATGTCCACCTCACCCGCCATCGCCGCGGCCGGGCGGGCGGCACTGTCCGGCGCGGGCATCGGCATCGACGATGTCGCGCATATCGATCTGTACTCCTGCTTCCCGGTCGCGGTACAGGTCGCGGCCGAGGCGCTCGGTCTGTCGATCGACGATCCGGCGCGGCCGCTGTCGGTCACCGGCGGACTGACCTTCGCGGGCGGGCCCGGCAACAACTACACGACGCACGCCATCGCGACGCTGGTCGGTCGGTTGCGTGCGGACCCATCGGCCTACGGCCTGGCGACCGCGCTCGGCTGGTACATCACCAAGCACGGTGTCGGCGTCTACTCGGCGCGCCCGCCCGCTCGACTGTTCCGTGCCGTCGAAGCGGAAGTGCCGGTGGCACGGCGCGATACGGCGCCCGGCTATACCGGCCCCGCCACCGTCGAGGCCTATACCGTGCCCCATCGCAAGGGCCCCGCACCCGAACACGCCGACGAACCCGAGGCCGTGGTGATCAGTGCGCTGACTCCGACGGGTGCCCGCATACTGATCCGGGCGTCCGATGCCGAGACCATCGCGGCGTTCACCGATGGCGACCCGATCGGTGTCCCCGCCGATATCACCGCCGCCGACAAGCTCACCTTGCTGACCGAGAGGACCGTCCAATGA
- a CDS encoding crotonase/enoyl-CoA hydratase family protein — protein MSTAAQGDSTSGRVGGPELVLIEKREAITVLTVNRPEARNAINLATAQAIEAAVDEFEADAAARVLVLTGAGGTFSAGMDLVAASKGEMPITATRGPLGIAAKPPAKPMISAVEGFALAGGFELALSGDLIVAASNAQFGIPEVKRGLVAAGGGVLRLTQRLPRPIAAELALTGGRIDAERLYQLGLVNRITEPGGALAGALALAAEIVAAAPLSVAASKRIIDESPDWSVAEGFAKQGEIALPALFSKDAAEGALAFAQKREPQWQGR, from the coding sequence ATGAGTACAGCAGCGCAAGGCGATTCCACGAGTGGCCGGGTGGGTGGGCCGGAGCTGGTGCTGATCGAAAAGCGCGAGGCGATCACCGTGCTGACCGTCAATCGCCCGGAAGCCCGCAATGCCATCAACCTGGCCACCGCGCAGGCCATCGAGGCCGCGGTCGACGAGTTCGAGGCCGATGCTGCCGCGCGCGTGCTCGTACTCACCGGTGCGGGCGGAACCTTCAGTGCGGGAATGGATCTCGTTGCCGCTTCCAAGGGGGAGATGCCGATAACCGCCACCCGCGGTCCGCTCGGTATCGCGGCGAAACCACCTGCCAAGCCGATGATTTCGGCGGTCGAGGGCTTCGCACTGGCCGGTGGTTTCGAGCTCGCGCTCTCCGGCGACCTGATCGTCGCCGCGAGCAACGCCCAGTTCGGCATTCCGGAGGTGAAGCGCGGTCTGGTCGCCGCGGGCGGCGGTGTGCTGCGGCTGACCCAGCGACTGCCACGCCCCATCGCCGCGGAGCTGGCGCTCACCGGTGGGCGCATCGACGCCGAACGGCTCTACCAACTCGGCCTCGTCAATCGGATCACCGAACCGGGTGGGGCGCTGGCGGGTGCGTTGGCGCTGGCCGCCGAAATCGTCGCGGCCGCACCACTTTCGGTAGCGGCGAGTAAACGGATCATCGACGAGTCACCGGACTGGTCCGTCGCGGAGGGTTTCGCCAAGCAGGGCGAAATCGCCTTGCCCGCATTGTTCTCCAAGGATGCCGCCGAGGGTGCGCTGGCCTTCGCGCAGAAGCGCGAGCCGCAGTGGCAGGGACGCTGA
- a CDS encoding TetR/AcrR family transcriptional regulator, whose amino-acid sequence MNAASQRDSMRGGGPERIRETQAQRRLRMRKRLLDAAVESLVEVGYAGTTTLEVQKRAGVPRGTLQHYFPTKAELLAGAVEHLAERRFAQLTREFEAIAADADRLETAVDLTVRMFTGPTFWAALEMWVGARTDPELLAAFLPLEHRLFDLMHNSIRDIFRQEFPADPRVPTITEFTIEIMTGLALRVLLTGDLDRNRILQHRWRNAVRILLGKSDPKTLTDPPPSGTGPRPR is encoded by the coding sequence TTGAATGCAGCGTCCCAGCGCGACTCGATGCGGGGTGGTGGGCCCGAACGCATCCGGGAGACGCAGGCGCAGCGCCGCTTGCGCATGCGCAAGCGGCTGCTGGACGCGGCGGTGGAGAGTCTGGTCGAGGTCGGCTATGCGGGCACCACCACGCTCGAAGTGCAGAAGCGGGCCGGGGTGCCGCGCGGCACGCTGCAGCACTACTTTCCGACCAAGGCGGAACTGCTCGCCGGTGCCGTCGAGCATCTCGCCGAACGCCGATTCGCTCAACTGACCAGGGAATTCGAGGCGATTGCGGCCGACGCGGACCGCCTCGAAACGGCCGTCGACCTGACCGTGCGCATGTTCACCGGGCCGACATTCTGGGCGGCGCTGGAGATGTGGGTCGGCGCGCGCACCGATCCCGAACTGCTCGCCGCGTTCCTGCCGCTGGAACATCGACTGTTCGACCTGATGCACAACAGCATTCGCGACATCTTCCGTCAGGAATTCCCAGCTGACCCGCGCGTGCCGACCATCACCGAATTCACCATCGAGATCATGACCGGCCTCGCCCTGCGCGTCCTGCTCACCGGTGACCTCGACCGCAACCGAATCCTGCAGCACCGCTGGCGAAATGCGGTGCGAATCCTGCTGGGGAAGTCGGATCCGAAGACACTGACCGATCCGCCGCCGTCCGGTACCGGCCCGAGACCACGCTGA
- a CDS encoding alpha/beta fold hydrolase gives MTTLNHHRVGAGEPLVLVHGVGSRWQVWTPIIDTLAESFDVIAVDLPGFGGSEPIAHTTVDTLTEALADFLTEQGIERPHLAGNSMGGLIALNLGARGLARSVTAYSPIGFWDTPGRVWCQQSLGKSRQLARALRRALPSVLGTAAGRTAFLTLIFGKPWALDTQVAVDTAIGAADAPGFEPALASFTDVKLPEIGALTDIPVTVAWGNRDILLTYATQSTRARTVLPNVRHVTLHGSGHTPFYDDPAGCAKVLLDTISPRA, from the coding sequence ATGACGACGTTGAACCATCACCGGGTCGGCGCAGGAGAACCGCTTGTTCTGGTGCACGGTGTCGGCAGCCGCTGGCAGGTGTGGACGCCGATCATCGACACCCTCGCCGAATCCTTCGACGTCATCGCCGTCGATCTACCCGGATTCGGCGGTTCCGAGCCGATCGCGCACACCACCGTCGACACCCTCACCGAGGCGCTCGCCGACTTCCTCACCGAACAGGGCATCGAGCGTCCGCATCTGGCGGGCAATTCGATGGGCGGGCTCATCGCGCTGAACCTCGGCGCGCGTGGCCTGGCCCGTTCGGTCACGGCGTACTCCCCGATCGGATTCTGGGACACCCCGGGTCGCGTGTGGTGCCAGCAGTCACTCGGCAAGTCCCGCCAGCTCGCGCGTGCGCTGCGCCGGGCGCTGCCCTCGGTCCTCGGCACCGCCGCGGGCCGCACCGCATTCTTGACCCTGATCTTCGGCAAGCCGTGGGCGCTCGACACGCAGGTGGCCGTCGACACCGCGATCGGCGCGGCCGACGCCCCCGGCTTCGAACCCGCCCTCGCCTCCTTCACCGATGTGAAGTTGCCCGAAATCGGCGCTCTGACAGATATTCCCGTCACCGTCGCCTGGGGCAACCGCGACATTCTGCTGACCTACGCGACCCAGAGCACCCGCGCCCGCACCGTCCTCCCGAACGTCCGCCACGTCACACTGCACGGCAGTGGGCATACCCCGTTCTACGACGATCCGGCCGGGTGCGCGAAGGTCCTGCTCGACACGATCAGCCCGCGCGCGTAA